Below is a genomic region from Polyangiaceae bacterium.
TGGGGTCTTCGACGCTCGTTGCACATCCGGTGCTCGCAAAAACAGCAACCAATCCAACGGCCAGCAGCGTCGAGAGCTTATTGTTCTGCAACATGATGTATTCTCTCCCTGTTACTTGTTGGTATTTCCAACTCGATCGGCCGCTCGCGGCTGAGCATGTCCGACCGTGCCCATTACTTTCGGCGGCAGGGTTCAGACGTCGACCCCCCCACCGCGACGCCGATCGAAATTGCGTCGAAATGGCGTTCACCGCCGCGTTTGTGAAGGGCGTCATGGTTTGTCAGGAGCATCCAACGCCACGTTCAGGGCGTCATGCACATGCCGTGACGGAATGCGCCGCGATTCTCGCCGTCGTTGCCGGAACCAAAATTGTCCCGATTCACGCCGCAATGGATGCGATTCCGAATGTTCTCGCAGGCGCGCCGGTCGACGACGAGACGTGGTCAATGTGCCTACCAGGTCTGGTCGAAATGCGTCGTCCTGGTCGTAGCAACCCAGTCGATTTGGCTTCGCGGATCCGCTGCGTCCCGTCCCAGTCGGGCTTCGTCCTTGCACATCGGGCAGAAACCGCATATGCCTTCAACGTCGACGAAGCTCGACAGCTTATCGTCCGTACCAGGAGAACCGAACCATGCGAACGTCTTTTGCTCCCCTCTTTGCCGTTGCGCTCTCTACTGCGCTTTTGGGCTTTGCAACTCCGGCCAGCGCCGACATCGTCGCGTCGTGCGGCAGCATCGAACTGAGTGCGAGCTCCGAGTGCGAAGTGCGCGTCGAAGGTGGGTGCACGGCATCGTGCGAGCCCGTGAATTTCACGGCGCAATGCTCCGCAGAGCTCTATGTTGGATGTTCGGGCATGTGCACCGCTACGGCCACTGTCCAATGCACAACGAGCTGCCAGGCGACTTGCGAAGCAGAATGCACGGTGGATCCGGCAAAGTTCGATTGTGCCGCCTCCTGCCGCGCCGATTGCGACGGAAGTTGCGATGCGACATGTGTCGGCGCCGAAGATACTGCAGAATGCCGGGCATCGTGCAAGTCGACATGTGCGGCCCGATGCGATGGACGGTGCGACGCGACACCTCCGAGCGCCGATTGCAATTCCAAATGCGAAGCGAGCTGCAACGGGTCGTGTGAGGCCGATGCCAACATGTCCTGTCAGGTGCAATGTCAATCCACGGGATACGTCGACTGTCAGACCGATCTTCAAGGGGGTTGCGAAGCCGCGTGCAGCAAACCCGAGGGCGCGCTTTTCTGTGATGGCCAATATGTCGACGTCGGCGACCAGCTCGACAAATGCGTGGCGGATTTGAAGAGCCTATTCGACATCGAAGTCACGGGTTATGCCGAAGGCAACGCGCAATGCAGCGGTGGCCGATGCACCGCCGAGGCAAGTGCGGGCTGCTCTTGTTCGCAAGGCGTTGGCGCGGGGAGCTCCGGCAATGCCGTCGGCATTCTCAGTGCAATCGCTGCGTTCGGCCTCGCGCTCGGACGCCGCAAGAACCAGCGCGCGTAAAAAGTATTCGTCAGAGATTACGCGCGCAATTCAGACGCTGTGCACTACGGCTTCTTGACCACGACTTCGCCGCCGAACGTCATGGGGTACGTGATGATCGCCACGCCCCCTTTCGGATGGGGAAACGTGACCTTTTTGAATGCAGTCGCAACGCAAGCGTCGACCTTCGAGTTTTTCATGGTCGACTTCAAAACCGAAGCATCTTTGACGGTTCCCAGAGGCCCGACGGTCGCTTTGATGGTGACCGTTCCTTCGAGCTTGCCCTGCTTGTCCGCACCGAGCGTGTAACACGCATCGAAGGCTTGGATGTTGTCGTTGATGGCTTTTTGAATCTCCGCACTCGACAAACTACCCACCAGCGGCTGCGTGTCGGAAACCGTCGTTCCCGCGCTCGCCGACGGTGATGCGCTCGCCATCGATGGCGGTGCGGCCGACTCATTCGAAGAGGCTGGTGCGGTCGATGCGATGGCCCCCGTGCCGTTCGCGCTCGCGTCGGGTGATGGCTGTTTGGCGACTGGTTCTGGGCCACAGCCAATGCACAAGGACGTTACGGAAAGACAAACCATGGCGAAACCCGAGAGATGCATGGGGCGAGTCGACGCCAATTTTGCCGCTGCGTCCATGGGGAAAACGTCGCGTCGATCAGGCGACGCGCGCGCGGGCAAACGGACCGGCCGCGATGGCGCGTTCGTAGACGGCCTCGTACGCGTTCGTCATGGTCGCCGTCCCGAACCGCTCACGGGCACGTTTGGCGCAGCGTGCGCGATCGAACGACACGGTCGCTTGAGCTGCCCGCACGAGCGCGTCCGCATCGCCGGGCTCAGCAAGGAACCCAGTGACATTTTCTTCAATGATTTCGGGGAACGAGCCGCGTGCAAATGCGAGCACCGGCGTGCCACACAGCATGGCTTCCACCGCCACGAGCCCAAAAGGTTCCTCCCAGTCGATGGGGCAAACCACGGCACGTGCACCACGTAGCAGCGCGATCTTTTGCTCGAGATCCGCTTCCCCGAGCTCGCGCACGTTCGGCAGCGCGATGCGCGGAGCGACGAGCTCATCGAAATACATACGGTCTTCCGGATGAACTCGTCCGGCGAGGCGAATCGGCAAACCAGCTCGACATGCGATGTCGATGGCCGTGTGCGTTCCCTTCTCTCTCGCGTACCGGCCCAAATGCAGCAAATATCCGGCGTCTTCAAAACTTGGAGGGTATCGTTTCGGGGACAAACCGTGGTAAATGACCGTCGAGCGCGCCAAGGGCGTCTCCAATTCGAGCTGGCGCTTGCTGATGGCCACGTAAAACGGTTTGGGATGCGTGGCAAAGATGCGCGAAGTGCTCTCTTCGCGCTTGTGATGAATCGTGTACACAATCGGTACGTGCACGAATTGACCGAGCGGCAGGCCGAGCGCGCTGTTCAGGTGGACGACGTCGAAATCATTGCGAGCGACGTCGGCCATGGCCCACGCCGCATGATTCAACTCGTCCGCAGCCGTCGGAGGCCAGACGGGTCGATGATACAGCGCACGTTGCTTGCCGCTCACGACGGCATCACCCGTCGTGTACACGGTGACGTCGTGACCGCGTGCCGTGAGCTCTTCGGAAAGCTCGTAACAAAAAAGCTCCGTTCCGCCGTAGCCCCTGGGGGGCATGCGGATGAAGGGCGTCGAAATCATGGCAATTCGCATGACGGACGAACCTCGGTGCGGTCGGCTGCGCATCGAGCGATCGTCCGTCCGCACCCAGGCTGCCGTTACACGCGGCGTGCCAAGTTACTGCTGGGAGCGTCGGTACTTCTCGGCCGCCTGCTTCATCAGTTCGACCGCGCTCGGAGAAATCCGCTTCAGCGTATGCACCACCCACGCCTCGCGCGTCACGGGCAACGTGCCGATGTTTTTCTCCACCGCATGCATGATGCGATCGGCCACGAGATCCGGCGACGGAGCACGATCCATCAATTTCTCGCCCATGTTACGCGTCGACGCTTCCGCCATGCGGCCCCGGTGACGCCCAGCGTTGTTGATGTTCGTCTTGATGAACGACGGACAGATCGCCGTCACGCCAATGCCATGCTCGTGAAGATCGTCCCGTAACGCCTCGGAAAAACCCACGACGGCAAACTTCGTCGTGCAGTACGCCACGAGCATCCGCGTCCCCATGAGCCCCGCGAGCGACGCGATGTTCACCACGTGCCCTCCTCGACCACGTTCAACCATTTTGGGCACAAAGTAATGACAGCCGTGAACGACTCCCATCACGTTGATTCCCATGATCCACTTCCAGTCGTCGAGCGTCGTCTCGGTCAAACCACCCGACACGGCAACACCGGCGTTGTTCACCAGAACGTCGACAGCGCCATGTTCGCGATGCACTTCCTCCGCGAACCCTTCCATCGCTTCGGCATTCGCGACGTCCACCTTGCGCGAAAACGCCCGCCGCCCAAGCTCACGAACTCTGCTCGACGTCTCTTCGAGACCAGCTTCGTTGATGTCCGAAAGAACCGCGTCTGCACCTTCACGAGCAAACGCCAGCGCCGTCGCGCGACCAATGCCACTTCCAGCGCCCGTCACGAGAACGACTTTGTTCTCGAATCGCCCGCGTTTCATCGACCCAAGAGAGCGCCATGCTCGAGTGCTGTCAAGACACGTCGAGCGTATTGAGCATCGCTTCCGCCGCGGGTGGCCAAATCTTGTGTGATTCCGGCAGCACGCCGCGTGTTTCGAGGTCGTGATACATGCCGATCGCTTGCAGCAAAAGCCCGCGCGCTTCGTCTCGTTCGTCTTGGCCACCCTCCGCCAAAACACTCGCCGTACGAAAACAAAACAGCGCACGCTCCGCCTGAAACACCGCCACTTCCGCCTGCGTCACGAGCGCCGAGGAACTCGCCGCACCCGCCTCTCGAGCGAGCGCGTCCGCGAGCGCCATCCCATCGCGGAACGCCGCGAGCGCTCCCGTCGAATCTCCAAGCGCCCGCAATACATGGCCGATACGAACGTACGTCGATGCAACCTCGCGCCGAGAAGTCACGTCTCCCGTCTCGTTCGCAAGCTCTTTTCGTAAAGACAAACAGTCTTGAAATGTTTTGAGCGCCAAAGGTTTGTCGCCCATCGCGCGCAGCACGTCCCCGATGCTCTCCACACATCGAGCCAAAAGCCGGCGCCGCGAAGCGCGATCCACCGCTGCCGTCACGAGCCGCTCATGCGCGGCTTTTGCCGATTGGAATGCCGCCAGCGCGCCTGGTCCATCCCCCATGGCAAGCAGCGCTTCGCCAAGCCGATCACGCACGAGTGAAAGCAGCGTCAGATGATCGACGTCGTCCGGGAAGTCCGACGAAAGCCTCTCGGCGATCGACAGCGCATGACGAAATGCGCTCGCCGCGGCGGTTTCCCGTTCGTTCTGCAAAAGCAGATCGCCCACCGTCACATGACAGAGCGTAATGCCCGTGAGGACACCGGCGATCGCGTCGCGGAACGCATATTCACGCTGAGACTCCGAATCGAGCGCGCTCGCGTCACGTGGGTACACCACTCGATCCTCGAGAGGTCCGGCATCCAGCGAGCATGCCCTTGCGCGCACCGGAATGAGCACCGTCCGTTGCTGACGTTCCATCGCGAGCGCTTCGGTGATCACGGTGTTCACCGTCGATCCTGGCGCGAGCGCTTCGGGGCTCACGAGCGCGACGACGACGTCTGCGGAAGTCACTCGTGCAGTAGGTAAACCATCTGCGGGCTCGGACGGAAACTCGCGCACGAGCCCTGCTTCGACGAGCGGCGCGATGCGAGCGCAGAGATCGTCACGCAGCGCCCGATCCGACGGCTCGCTGCAAACGAATATCTCGGCGGCTTGGCTCACCTCGTGCATCATACAGAGCTTCGCTCCAAAAATGCTCTCTCTCGATGCTGCGCCCTTCGATGTGCGCATTTTGATGTCGCGCTCGGACGAGCCGTCCTTTATAGGCAATGATGCGAACCGATCCCTGGTAAAATTGGTGCCGACCGACAAACGAACTTCGAGGACACGGGCTTGATGCGAATCTTGATCACCGCGACGCCAGGGCTTTCTGCCACCGGGAGCGTTCCGCCTCTCGCGGTTGGTGGACTCGATCTGCGC
It encodes:
- a CDS encoding TonB family protein; this encodes MDAAAKLASTRPMHLSGFAMVCLSVTSLCIGCGPEPVAKQPSPDASANGTGAIASTAPASSNESAAPPSMASASPSASAGTTVSDTQPLVGSLSSAEIQKAINDNIQAFDACYTLGADKQGKLEGTVTIKATVGPLGTVKDASVLKSTMKNSKVDACVATAFKKVTFPHPKGGVAIITYPMTFGGEVVVKKP
- a CDS encoding glycosyltransferase family 4 protein; the protein is MRIAMISTPFIRMPPRGYGGTELFCYELSEELTARGHDVTVYTTGDAVVSGKQRALYHRPVWPPTAADELNHAAWAMADVARNDFDVVHLNSALGLPLGQFVHVPIVYTIHHKREESTSRIFATHPKPFYVAISKRQLELETPLARSTVIYHGLSPKRYPPSFEDAGYLLHLGRYAREKGTHTAIDIACRAGLPIRLAGRVHPEDRMYFDELVAPRIALPNVRELGEADLEQKIALLRGARAVVCPIDWEEPFGLVAVEAMLCGTPVLAFARGSFPEIIEENVTGFLAEPGDADALVRAAQATVSFDRARCAKRARERFGTATMTNAYEAVYERAIAAGPFARARVA
- a CDS encoding SDR family NAD(P)-dependent oxidoreductase → MKRGRFENKVVLVTGAGSGIGRATALAFAREGADAVLSDINEAGLEETSSRVRELGRRAFSRKVDVANAEAMEGFAEEVHREHGAVDVLVNNAGVAVSGGLTETTLDDWKWIMGINVMGVVHGCHYFVPKMVERGRGGHVVNIASLAGLMGTRMLVAYCTTKFAVVGFSEALRDDLHEHGIGVTAICPSFIKTNINNAGRHRGRMAEASTRNMGEKLMDRAPSPDLVADRIMHAVEKNIGTLPVTREAWVVHTLKRISPSAVELMKQAAEKYRRSQQ